CATATAAATTAACAATATGAAAGTTAGCGACAGGCCGGTTATTTTTTTCCGGAATGATGACGTAAGGGAGCGCCTTGACTACACCCTGATCAGTCTGACAGAGCTATTTCTGAAACAACAGATTCCGCTTGCCCATGCTGTAGAGCCTGCAAACATCACGCCCGAAGTTGTCAACTGGTTAAAATCATTAAAGACAGACTACCCCCGGTTAATTGACATCGTACAGCATGGTTACAATCACAATGCTGAAAACCCGGGCATAAAGATGGAATTCGGTGGCTCCCGGAATTACGCCGATCAATACAATGACATTCTCAAAGGGAAAGACCTGATGTATGAATATTTTTCTGAACACTGGTCCCCTGTTTTCACTTTTCCTTACGGCACTTATAATTCCGGTTCCCTGAGAGCTCTTTCTGACTGCGGATTTAAAATACTTTCTTCGAAGATCAAATTTACCATGAAAGCCAGGTTAAAAAATTTCCTTGGCCGTTCGCTTGGAAAGGACTTCATTTTTGGAAAATCCGTCAACTATCATCCGGGTGTCAGAAGTAATTACAACTTCAGCGAAATCTCGGTTTCGGTGAACCTGATCAGAAAATACACAGGATATGAAACAGCTGACCATTACAACCTTCAGGAAATTCTTTACCAGATTGAAGCAGCCCGAAAACATACATCCATCATCGGGATTCTGATGCATC
This sequence is a window from Lentimicrobium saccharophilum. Protein-coding genes within it:
- a CDS encoding DUF2334 domain-containing protein; the encoded protein is MKVSDRPVIFFRNDDVRERLDYTLISLTELFLKQQIPLAHAVEPANITPEVVNWLKSLKTDYPRLIDIVQHGYNHNAENPGIKMEFGGSRNYADQYNDILKGKDLMYEYFSEHWSPVFTFPYGTYNSGSLRALSDCGFKILSSKIKFTMKARLKNFLGRSLGKDFIFGKSVNYHPGVRSNYNFSEISVSVNLIRKYTGYETADHYNLQEILYQIEAARKHTSIIGILMHHRFHGNHLDMIQELLTHLRNTGYSFVSFSELMY